In the genome of Microbacterium paraoxydans, the window GATCCGAACCGCAGGAAGGGAACCCGCGTCTCATCCGGCGTGAGCGCCCCGTGCTGCCCCACCATGCCGCGATTGCGCTGGTCGTCGGCAGTGCCGTCGTAGAGTGCCCGGACTCCCGTGGCGATGACCAGGACGTCGCCGATGCGATCCAGGACCTCGTCTCGCACGACCGGACCGAAGAGCCCGGCCTCCACCGCCTCCGCGCGGGTGACGACATCGGCCGCGCCCTCGAGGTCGCGGCGAAGCCGCGTCGCAACCAGAGCGGCATCGGCGTCCGGCTCAGAGTAGAGGTGCAGCATGCGGGGTTCTCCGCCCACGTGACGGATTCCCGCGAGATGCGACTCCTCGAGCACTACCTGACGGTGGAACGGCACATCGACCATCCCGTGATCCGAGGTCACGACCACGCCGACCCGCGGGGGGACGCGGAGCGACAGCGCCCCGTCGATCCGCTCCAACGCGGCCACCCACTCGGCGGACGCGACACCGTGCTTGTGCCCCGCCTTGTCGACCTCGGGGAGGTAGCAGTACACCAGCGAGCCCGGATGCTCCGCGGCCAGCGTGTAGGCGACCTCGACCCGCTCCTCCGGCGTCGCGGCAGACACGAAGGTCGCTCCCCGCAACGTCGCCCGCGTGAAGCCGCTGTGCGCGTAGGTCGCGAGTCCGACGGCGAACGTCTCCTGTCCGACCGACGCCGCGCGCTCGAACACGGTGGGCGTCCCCTGCCAGGTGAGGGGATCCAGGCCGTCCGTCTCCCACCCGCTGAGCTGGTTCACGAGCACGTCCCGTTCCGGATCCCTGACCCGGTACCCGACGAGGCCGTGCTCCCCCGGCCAGGCACCCGTGGTGAGGCTGGTCAGCGCCGCCGCCGTCGTCGTCGGGAACACCGTCTGGGCGACGTCCTTCTTGGTCATGGATGCGGTGAGCGACCGGGCATGACCGGCGTGGCCCCTGAGGCTGATCGCCCCGAGGCCGTCGATCACCACGAGCACGGCCGAATCGGCGCTCGGCAGCGTGGCGGATTCGCCTCGGAGAGCGGAGCGAAGGTCGTCCGCCACCCCGACGACGCTCCGGGCGCCGGGCGGCACGGACGGTAGCATGAAGGGCATCCGAGCCAGTCTGACACAGGCTCCCGTACGCCCTCAGGAAGTCCATGCCGAAAACCCCGCCGCCCGAGCCCGTCGAGGAACGCATCCAGGACATCGATCTCTCTCACGAGATGCAGGGATCCTTCCTGGAGTACGCGTACTCCGTCATCTACTCGCGGGCACTCCCCGACGCCAGAGACGGCCTCAAGCCGGTGCAGCGCCGCATCCTGTTCCAGATGGCCGAGATGGGCCTGCGCCCGGACCGCGGTCATGTGAAGAGCGCCCGCGTCGTGGGCGAGGTCATGGGAAAGCTGCACCCCCACGGCGACTCGGCCATCTACGACGCGCTCGTCCGCCTCGCGCAGGAGTGGGCCCTCCGGGTGCCGCTCGTCGACGGTCACGGCAACTTCGGCTCCTTGGACGACGGCCCCGCCGCCGCCCGGTACACCGAGGCGCGCCTCGCCGCGCCCGCGCTGTCGCTCACCGAGAACCTCGACGAGGACGTCGTCGATTTCATCCC includes:
- a CDS encoding alkaline phosphatase family protein, coding for MPFMLPSVPPGARSVVGVADDLRSALRGESATLPSADSAVLVVIDGLGAISLRGHAGHARSLTASMTKKDVAQTVFPTTTAAALTSLTTGAWPGEHGLVGYRVRDPERDVLVNQLSGWETDGLDPLTWQGTPTVFERAASVGQETFAVGLATYAHSGFTRATLRGATFVSAATPEERVEVAYTLAAEHPGSLVYCYLPEVDKAGHKHGVASAEWVAALERIDGALSLRVPPRVGVVVTSDHGMVDVPFHRQVVLEESHLAGIRHVGGEPRMLHLYSEPDADAALVATRLRRDLEGAADVVTRAEAVEAGLFGPVVRDEVLDRIGDVLVIATGVRALYDGTADDQRNRGMVGQHGALTPDETRVPFLRFGSFAS